In Cryptomeria japonica chromosome 10, Sugi_1.0, whole genome shotgun sequence, a genomic segment contains:
- the LOC131077818 gene encoding uncharacterized protein LOC131077818, with amino-acid sequence MGSENKWEWYHHLRSALWVDRITPKQVLKNSPYKLVYDKDALFLVSLEIPALQLLKSIEVAENGPMEVRLVEIMELEEAREQAFAHLQNRQQTVKRWFDNKKSSDPRFKQGDLVLKYNERAAKPSQHAKFDSLWEGPFRIINCKGFNSFDLEDM; translated from the coding sequence ATGGGCTCTGAGAACAAATGGGAGTGGTATCACCACTTGAGGAGCGCATTATGGGTAGACCGGATAACACCCAAACAAGTCTTAAAGAATTCTCCATACAAGCTAGTCTACGATAAAGACGCATTGTTCCTCGTGTCTTTGGAAATCCCCGCCTTACAATTACTCAAGTCTATTGAGGTGGCAGAAAATGGTCCCATGGAGGTGAGATTGGTGGAAATTATGGAACTAGAGGAGGCAAGGGAACAAGCATTTGCGCACCTTCAAAACCGTCAGCAAACCGTCAAGAGATGGTttgataataagaaaagttctGACCCGAGATTCAAACAAGGCGACCTTGTTTTGAAATACAATGAAAGGGCGGCCAAGCCCAGTCAACATGCCAAATTTGATAgtttatgggagggacccttccgCATTATAAATTGTAAAGGTTTCaattcttttgatcttgaagatatgTAG